GACAAGGACACTGGCCACTCTGTGGTCAGCTCGAGGTTCTTGACGCCCCGCCGTTTCGCGGCTTCAACCCACTCGTCCACATTGAACCGGTAAAGGTCAAAGACTATGTGTCTAGACCAATGCATGAGGGAAAACGTTTCGATGGGACGGTGCCGGGCGTGCGGGGAGAGCAGAACTGTGTCCACGAATTGACAAAAGCGACGGTAGTCCTCTTTGTCTTTTACACCTTTATCATCAAAGCGGAGGCTCGTGAGCAAGTGACAGAGTGAGATCCATCTCTTGGATAGAATGCTTGTTGTGAATGCAAACTTAGTTGGGAGAAAAGAGAGTATGTGTATTAGCATTTCGTCCGGTAAAGCGCTGATCCGATCAATTCCCGGTGGCAGCATGATCTCCTGCCGTAGAAGAAGATGAGAGCTAAAGCTGTAGATTTTATTCAATTTAGATCTTGGAACTGGCTAAGAGCGAAGCGAGAATGAAGGGATTTACATTGGGGTTCTGTTACAAATTGGATTCAATTAGATGCGCTGTACCAGGATTTCTTATTGCTATTTTATAGAACTTTCTCAAGCACATGTGGTGATGGTGTATCACTTTGTTGTTATCATCTGTATCAGTTTGTTACATTTTGTTTCAAGCACGTATGGTTCTGTTATCACTTGTATTAATttgaagtaccttgtacttctatCTAGTATGTTTTGAATGTTTAGTCTGGTTTGATTTAAAAAACTACGATTTGTTCCTTAAAATCCTTCtaatccttttcttttttctgatgGCTGTTTCACACTTGCAAAGTAGGCGTGGCTTATTGGAAAATTGTTGAAAAATTGGTGGGTCTGAAATTCCCATTCATGGCCACAAGGAAGCATTATATTATATAAGGGAGAATTGGTCAGCCTGACTTTAGGGATCACTGCCTTATAATTAGAattcttttgttgttttcttttgtgAGTTAGGATCTTTAATTTATCTCtatttttgtttccttttgatgggatgttttgttgttgttgtatgcGGTGGTTtcttaggtttttttttctttctctatttTCCCTTTTGAGGGGTTGTCCTCACATTTTGATTAATAATAAATCactttatttctattttttatttcaaaatgataaaatacaaaattaaaatgtTAAATACAAAgttatggattttttttttgagaagtAAATGAGATATATTGAAAACTGGGTAAAAACCAGTAAAGTCAAGTACAAGCAATAACTGGGCAAAACTGCAAAGGCTAACAAATGAAgataaagaagataaaaaagaaaaaacttaaAACTAGTAAGTAGTTCACATAACAGCAAGTTGCAAAATAAGGGACAACAGAAAAACAGAACACGTGGAGTAGAGAAGGAAGGCTGATGCTCCACGCACAAGTTCTTTTTGGTATTGATAAGGACAAGATacgataaggaaaaatgtatcaaatttatatttgaataaaaaatacatttaaaaattgatcatttCTATCAGACTATTTACAATGGTTTGTTTAATTTAGGCCCCGTTCGGGGTGGTTTTCGGTTTTGAGTTTTAAAATTTCTACGAACCGAaaacagtttttagtttttaatttttgatttatagctttttggtttttaaattcaaaaaggtGTTGCAAACTTGATATGATGAAGCTGCTCTACATAAAGTATCATATATTAAGCCTATTTTTAAGGAAACCAACTCAACgtaaaagtaacaaaaaaatacTAGAAATCTATAGTACTGGAaaagattaaaataaaatataataatattaataataaagtttataaaatatataaaaatacagTACAAATATGAATAGTTTCGTGTGAGGTTTGTCTAGATATAAAAGATTGCAACATCACAATAAAATACTAGACTAGTGATAAAATCTAAAGGGAACCAAATACTGGTGTATATCAACACTGAAGACGTCTGAAGTTCACTTATGATATCATAAAAAGATTGGACACACCAAAGATTTTATGTAATTGGCATATTGACATACATAGTCTGCTAATGAGAAAAAATCAATCACCCTGAATGTCCATAAATCACAACACAACCAAATTTATAGATAAATTATTGTAATGAcacttaaaaaaaatcaaaaactgTTAACGATCCAAGAAAGAGAGAAGTACATAAGGCTAATGAAATGCCATAGTTTTTCAAATTCACTCCAATATAGCTACGATGTTGCATTAGTTGCATCCCATAATCGTTGAGCCAAACGATCTCGAAATGCAGCCATTTGACGAAAAGATGTTGTAGTCACCTGTGGTGGCACATGTTCCTCTGTGTTTCCATTTGCCGCTTCATCTTCTAATTGAACATTTTCATCTGCATATTGTGTAAATAAAGGATCGTCCTGCATcttcattttaataaaattatgaaGAACACAACATGCAAGTGGTATATACTTTTGTCTTTTCAATGCGTATGGCATCATGGACTTCAGGATAGGAAAACGTGCTTTTAAGACCCCAAAACACCTTTCAATCACATTACGTAATGAAGAATGAATGTAGTTGAACAACTCCTTTGGTCCTTGCGGTGCTCGTTGACCTCTATAATCACGTAAGTGATATCGTTCTCCACGATATGGTGAGAGAAACCCAGGCATATTGGCGTATCCAGAGTCTACAATGCAATATTTACCTGTTGGGGGAAAAGGGCAACAACACATCATATTGATAGTGGGATCAATTTTTCTCCCACGATATGGAATCTGCTCATCTTTTGGAATGCACGCTGAAATATGGGTACCATCAATTGCTCCTACACAAtgctttataaaataaaaaaagtattaATACATAATTTTAAACAACACTAAAACATAATTTAGCATAATTACCTTGAAAAAAGGATAATATCTTGGATTGAACCGTATCTCTTGAGCAActtcatcaaaggaaggagGAACAATGAAGTATTTGGAAAGAGAGCAAATGGCTTTTAGAACTCTTTTGAAATGCCTATGAATAGTGTCCCCTGAGTGTTGAAATCGATCAGCTGCAAATCTAGTTCGCACTGTTTGGCAGATAATGAGTAGAAATATTGCAACTTGCTCTTGAACAGTTAAGAACCTAGTATCCTTcaatttatttctttctttcaacaaatcACACAGTTTAATGAATTGAGGTGGTGTCATTCGAAATGTATCATAACAGTTCCTTGGATGGCCAGTTAATATTTCAACTACCCATTCATGTCCTTTCAATTTTGAAAGCCTTTGAGGTTTGGGTGTTGATTTAAACAAACTATTATCTTCCATGCTGATATAAAAACCAGCACTAGTTAGaaactcttcttcctcatcatcatcagagtcaTTAACAAAGTTCTTATTTATCACATCCATCACCACAATCCTGCAAGTTAACAATATTTTCATAACAGGTCATGAATAATACAAATTATTAATTGTCTAAACTAAAAAGTGACACCATGAATAAATAAGATGAATAATTCTAACAATCCATGTCATCATGTTCACAAAAGGTACCGGCAATTATCCAACAtgtcaaaatcaaaagaaaagcataaagATGCAAAATGTCAAAGATCATAGCCAAAGAAAATACAATGAACAAACTAAACAAGATTCAGAACAAAGTCTTTCTTCCGGTCATCATTTAGTTCCATAAACAAAGTTCTCCACATAGCATCTTCTTTCAATAACTTCAAAGCCTTCGAAAAAGAAGCACCATCAATGCCTTCAAGTCCTTGAAGGACCCTTAAACAAGTCACCGTTTTTTCCATATCCTGCTCACTACTCTGGCCAACTGCTTCTGTGGAATTAGTTGATGGTCCAACCTGACTCTTGTCCATCCTCTCCATCTTCTTTTTAGTATGTTCTCCAAAAATTGTCATAGCATTAGCAAATGCCACTTGAGCATTCTCTCTTGCATTCCTTTTCCTAGTGTCCTTACTAACATGTGCTTTCTTTTTAGGTTGCTGGTCATCTTCATCCTTGTCAAAGTCTCcttcactatcatcatcattacTACTTGAAGGACTTTTGGTAGAAGGGTGCTGATTTGCACCAGTAGCAGTAGTGTCCCCATAAATGACACACAATTTTTCATAATTCAAACAACCTTTCTTCTTAAATTGCTTTGCAAACTTGTACttctgaaaaagaaaaataatcacTTCATTAGTATATTGTAAAATGATAACACAATAATTTATCAAAATAACTAAATATCAAATTGGAACATACCTCACACAGTTTCTTCCACTCATCATCTGTGGCAATAATTTTTCCAGTGGCTGAGTTGTATCCAAGTCCAGTCTCCATTTTCAACAGATTATTAAAATCCTTCCATTTTCCCCTTAATTGATTGAATTTGTTCTTAAATTGATCATATGTGTATTCCTTGCCAAATTGGATTTTCATCTCCTCCTTGATACGCCTCCATGCATCCCTTGTTAGAGTAGTGGTTTGTCTATTACCCTTCTTAACTTCCTCCTCCATTAAACCAATAAAGTAGGATTCTATGTTTGGAGGCCATATATCTTTTTTGCATCCTGTAACGGTAACCTCAACCACCTCATCCCCAACATCTTCATTCTCATTTGCCATCTATCAAAAGTATAATTTAGAGAAAGAACCTAGcctaaacaaaaaagaatagTTGAACCTAGCCTAAACTAAACCGTTATGTTTCATCACCAGTtagaaatagaaaagaaagCAAATCATCATATCTCTAATTGAATGTTCAATAAAATTTGTCTTATCATTAATATTATGCAGCTTAAAAGTATAACTACAATCAGTGACATAATAACACAaatttgatcaaacaaatttggAGGAGGATATTTCTAAGAAGCTGTGAAATGAAAGGATAGTTTGACCGTGGAAAATTTGCCACCATGTACATTgttagagtattttttttttgtggcggttttaattaatgtttttggGGGTCAAAGCTCGTGGGTTTGACTGGATGGCGGCGACACTAGGATatgcttcttttctttctttcctttttgtTGTTGTGTTTGTGGAAACTGCAATATGCAAGGTGCAAGAGATTTCCTTTTTGCAAATTAGGCACGGTTCATATATGTCTTCTTCATTCATTCCATAGTGGGTAGGACTTAGGAGACATCCAAAAATATGAGTGCAGCTTTAGCAAAGAATAATTTTTTAGTGACGATTTTAGAATGTACTTCTAGATGCAAAAACATTGTCTGGGGTTACATTTAATTTTTGGTGTCACCCATTTTAGGACTCTAACCAACCACTTTTATTTACAATGGTTTGTTTAAATTACACActctcaacaccactttttctcttctcaacactccacatcatcttctctctccaattcaacactcattcaacttttacccactccaatggtttttcattcaacaccaacaccctaccccaccacttttttatttatatttttatataattttatatttttgtttttatgatttacataaaattacaattatcgatttaaattaaattaaaacaataaacacttaacaatttaatttttttttaaatatagacaataatttattttatttccttaacttattttatttaattgttgggatccatttcaaaacaaaggctaatagaagataataaaaataatgaaaaatttggtttttttttttctgtgtccaaatcaaacgaaccaagtctctatttatagaggaaaaaaaatcatgaattttggttaaaaaaaaaatttccataaatttttattgcaatgaaataattgagttcaaaagattaagATGATAAAAATCCGGACAACGAACCAGAACGCGCCACATGGCACCTATTACCCCCTCTCAACATTGTTGAGAACTCTCAACACTTCTCTCCTCcacctcatcttcaacaaacctcaaccaaccactacacaccctcaacaaaATTCAACCCCCTCTCAACAAACCATTGTATTTGgtcttaaatttaattttttatacattttcatgaatgagtctatatttgaAAATAGCTAAATTAATTTGAATactattaattagcctattttttttttgaagatagcctatattttaaataaaattatacaattaaccaattggttttcgcttagttgtgacacatgataattaacaatataaaagttaactaagaatattattatttcaaaagtactttatatttaaattataaactattatataagtagataaataattttaaataataggagatgaaaatagaaaattagtttattactattaaaaaatcaatatttgtaaccaattggttttcacttaattgtgacacgtgataaataagaaaaattaaataaattaaacataCGAGAGCTTCAAAAGCCAGCATAAGATAACCCAGGCTTTGGTGGCCCAAACAGGGGCAAATCGAGCCCATGAGCAGAAAACCGAGAGGACCAAAAAATCTTATCGAAATTTTATTAGAGAAAAGTGTGATGAAGGGTAAAGGATTTTGGCCCCGTTTAGAAGTGTTTTTTTTAGCTTATTTGATAGCATAAACGCTTGTgtaagtgtttgggagagcttatgcaaaccgCTTATGATctgtcataagctgttttgagtttattttcataagctacatGTGCGTCTGTCGCGCtttgtgttagaagtctcacattgactagagatagagcatagatagcctttataagggtagtgcaaacctcaattCTTGAGcttgcttttgtggttgagtataagcctcccaatttctaatatggtatcagagcctatcctaaatccatttgttgtttgttgtggagacctcccataattgggccacccgttgttgttgatcccacattccaggttgttcagtcctgaacgtgaggggtgtgttagaagtcccacattgactagagatagtgcatagatagcctttataagggtagtgcgaacctcaactcttgaactagcttttgtggttgagtataaaCCTCCAAATTTCTAATACTTTGCTTTACtaaaaaaagaatataagtCGTGTTAGCTCTTTAGTTTCCCAATAAGAGAGGAGCTTGAAAAAGAGATTATGTTTATATGtagtttattttcaatttatttcaataaattttaaaaaataacttataaataatcgcttatgtcataagcactTTTaacacttaattaagttgttttttcCAAACGGACCTTTAACATTACAGGCAACACCCAATTGGAAGTGTTCATATTTATTGGTAAAAAAGATAATAGACAATATCACTTTATATTAGGAAACAATAAATTTAGGAATTATATTCATATTTCATTATATCAAGATGATATCCCTCATGTTATTCATGGGATCCGATCTCTCCTTTGACTATGGAGTTGACCCTGGTATTGTAACTCTATATATGCTGTACAACAGTACACCAATATCATATCTTTCTCCTCCATTTTTACAAAGGAACCCTACGTACCTGTGTCATCGTATAATCAAACTCTTCATACTTCATTTCATATCCTCCTCCTCCGAGTCCAAAAAGTGTCACAACCAGAGATGATGCCACCGATGGGGGTTGATCGAATCAGCGCCTTATCTAACGAGACGTTAATACACATACTCTATTTTCTCCCAACCAAGTCCGCTTTCACAACCACCGTTCTTTCCAAGCGCTGGACGCCACTCTTCCACTCGCTCACAACCTTCTACTTTGACGACGAAGCCGTACAAGACAAAGAGGCCCACCTTCGCTTTCGTAGCTTTGTGGACTACACACTTCTCTCTCGGCGCCACCAGCATCAGCCCATCAAAACATTTTTCCTGGTATCTCGGTCTGAAGTCTGCGTACGTCTTCCCTAGCTCAACGTGGACAAGTGGGTTGAAGCCGCGAAACACCGCGGCGTCGAGAACCTTGAGCTGTCCACCTCGCGGATGATTATGGCCTTGTCGTCGACTAGCTTTTTCACCTGACCTCACTAACCCTCGTGGTTTTGAAGCTGAATCGATTTTACATGGGTGCTCTTGATTTTATGTCGGTTGATCTTCCCTTacttaaaacacttcatttgaCAAAGACTTATTTTCGACAAAGGGAGGATTTCTGTtcgaaaatagaaaatagattGGGTTGTGAACTTAGTCGTGTGGCTTTCATCCATTATATAGAGCAAGTACACATGGTGGTGGGGATGGATTAGTGATTCTCCACACACTCAATTGCAATGCTTTGATCCCATAAATATAGGCAGTGTTCTACCGACTTAGACATGTCggtttacatttttttatttttggttgttTCTAGTTGTTTAAACAACATTCTAGA
This is a stretch of genomic DNA from Lotus japonicus ecotype B-129 chromosome 1, LjGifu_v1.2. It encodes these proteins:
- the LOC130728665 gene encoding uncharacterized protein LOC130728665, which gives rise to MLDNCRIVVMDVINKNFVNDSDDDEEEEFLTSAGFYISMEDNSLFKSTPKPQRLSKLKGHEWVVEILTGHPRNCYDTFRMTPPQFIKLCDLLKERNKLKDTRFLTVQEQVAIFLLIICQTVRTRFAADRFQHSGDTIHRHFKRVLKAICSLSKYFIVPPSFDEVAQEIRFNPRYYPFFKHCVGAIDGTHISACIPKDEQIPYRGRKIDPTINMMCCCPFPPTGKYCIVDSGYANMPGFLSPYRGERYHLRDYRGQRAPQGPKELFNYIHSSLRNVIERCFGVLKARFPILKSMMPYALKRQKYIPLACCVLHNFIKMKMQDDPLFTQYADENVQLEDEAANGNTEEHVPPQVTTTSFRQMAAFRDRLAQRLWDATNATS
- the LOC130731669 gene encoding L10-interacting MYB domain-containing protein-like, encoding MANENEDVGDEVVEVTVTGCKKDIWPPNIESYFIGLMEEEVKKGNRQTTTLTRDAWRRIKEEMKIQFGKEYTYDQFKNKFNQLRGKWKDFNNLLKMETGLGYNSATGKIIATDDEWKKLCEKYKFAKQFKKKGCLNYEKLCVIYGDTTATGANQHPSTKSPSSSNDDDSEGDFDKDEDDQQPKKKAHVSKDTRKRNARENAQVAFANAMTIFGEHTKKKMERMDKSQVGPSTNSTEAVGQSSEQDMEKTVTCLRVLQGLEGIDGASFSKALKLLKEDAMWRTLFMELNDDRKKDFVLNLV